A genomic segment from Necator americanus strain Aroian chromosome III, whole genome shotgun sequence encodes:
- a CDS encoding hypothetical protein (NECATOR_CHRIII.G9561.T1), protein MTARKQGCVWHSEELYMEVDMVYRRMTRGRYQHLAPLSKLGTKSCLSFFGHISRRSPCSTSFEEFVRFKLEEVTWPETQVLDWVGER, encoded by the coding sequence ATGACTGCACGAAAACAAGGCTGCGTATGGCACAGTGAAGAGCTTTACATGGAAGTCGatatggtgtaccggcggatgacacgtggaagatatcagcATCTTGCACCGCTATCGAAATTGGGCACAAAAAGTTGTCTtagcttctttggtcatatatcaaggagatcgccttgttcaacgagttttgaagagtttgtcagattcaagctggaagaggtcACCTGGCCGGAAACGCAAGTTCTGGACTGGGTTGGTGAAAGATGA